TATCCCATGTTCCAATGGGAGAAATGTTGACAACAGTTACCTAAATGGAAGCTCATTAGTTGTTGATCTGGTAGAAATTGACTAAACGAGAGAATGGTGACTTTTATGGATTTGAGCTTCCAAAATTAGGAAGTGTACCATTATTAGCAACTTATATTGCAAAAATCCTGTTGCAGCGAAACCCCTTCTAATCTGTACCAATTATGCAAGGCTGTATTGCTTCCTTAGGAATGAGGTTTAGTGCTAAGCTGGATTTATATTTTGCAAGATCCTGTTGCATTAAAGATAACATATATTCTTACAATCTTACCATTACTCTCCTATGTAGTTCACTTTTCTTATTGTATTGACCAAGATAAATCTTACGTGCAGTTATATATTTGTATGGAACTCCTCGGTATTTAGCCTTTTGCAGACAAGACCAAGTAAAATTCCTTCCCTCGTCTAAAGGATTATGGACAATTTTTGGATGATTATGTCATTAAGGTGCTCCCATTTGATATTCTTCTAAGAATCCATTGACAACTTATAGGTCTGCTAAATTTTACTCTTTGGTTTAGGCTATATATGGAAATATAATTATTGGAAGCTGTTTGCCAATGTTATAAATTGGCTAGCTTTACTGTTAGTGCTAATGTTCTATGCCAAAAATACCTAGTCCATATCTTCATGTACTCTTGTTTAATTCTAATGTTTGTTCTTAACCATGCCTAACATCAGCAAGTTTGTTCTGGAAAAAAGAAGGCTCTAATTCAACTAGAACTTGAGGTTTTGGGATATTAGTAAGTTCAACTAGAACTAGAGGTTTTCAACTTCTGAGATATCAATAAGTTCATCAGTTTGCTGCATACTGGTAGCCAGCCCTTTATGCCTGAACTCAAGAGTTGAGAAGCTCTCTTCTTTGCATTTTTTTCATGCACGTGAGCCATATTGTTCTGTTTTTATTATTGTGTATGCTAGAACAGCGTATTTTGCTTCTGAACTAAATATTGAAAGGACAAGGATGGAGCTGAACTATTGACAATATTAGTGCTTTGACTGTTTTCACTGCAGGAAAATTCGTCGCCAGTTTTTTTCTGACAGAAAATTAGAAGTTAAACGATCACCAGTTCACTGGATACCTCCAAATGTTCCCTTCGAATATATACTGCAAGATGAGTTGAATGTAAACCAGCAAGTTACTGCCCATCAAAATTGTAACCTACACCTAGTTCTGTTCAGTTTTCTTCCACATAATTTTGAATTGTTCACCCTCGGCTTGTACCATCCAAATAAGGGCTTTCTTAGTTAATTGCAGCTTCACAGTTTGTCACTTTCTGGCTTGAATCTCCATGTAAATATGCACCAACAAATAAATTTGTCTCCAGTTCATATTTCTCAAGCGCATCATGACTCCCAAGCAAGAGACAGATGGAGGTTGAGTTCTCTGGCATTACCATTATGCGGGGAAGCGAGGAATTTGAGTATCAACAATGCAAATTTAATCCTTACTGAACAAGTAAACTTGATTATCATTTATTAAATGTGGATGTGAGTTAAATGTACAAGGGTTTTACCTGATTATGCAAGTCTGTTTGGGGTTCAATTTAGTATGAACTAGCTACCAGTTGCAAAGCAATGTCTGAATTTCACACAGCACAATGCTTGGTTCCTTGGTGGTTCACTGGTTCTTTAATATTGAAGTACTGTAGTGCTGCATTATTTGCTCTTCGGCTTGCGGATTCGCATTTCTAGTCAGTATTCAAATGTTTTCTAAAACTAAAACTAAGGAGTAACAACTTAGTGAAACTGAAACCACAATCTCCAGTGTTGTATACTGATACTGAATTTCAATTTTCTAGAGTTACTTGGGGTCCTGAATTTGTAAAGTACTTCGTTATGATGCATAGGCAACAGAAATGGAGCATTGAATATCGGAGTAAGCATGGAgttgatatttttattttggaTCAAGCTGGAGTCTACCAGCAGCATGAATTTACCAAGCATGTCACAGCGAAAGAGTCTGGCTCAATGGTTAAAAAGAACACTAAAAGCAACATTGCCCTACAGAATTTTGCTTTGGCGTGCagcatgatgaagatgaaggcaaATCAAGTGAAAATCTTTAGCAAAACAGAAGAGTGGAGACAGGATTGTacaaaaacaaatgaaaaaaggcTCAGGTAGTCCCCTAGTTATTCAGGGTACACCACTTCCATTCATTAACGCTTTAGTCTTTTGTACGTCCTTGTCGGTAATACTCTGTTTACTTGAGGAGGTTCAGAAAAGGACTACACAGCAAGGAACCTCCAGAACAGTTCATAATGTACATTTGCGCAGGTATATCAGTGCAACTGGACCGTGATGCGGTGTCATACAGTGCTGTTTGCAGGCAGGGGAACAACACCATCGAAGAAATCCCCAAAGTAGTGGCGCGGCTCATGCACCAGCTTTGAGATTATGTCCCTCAATGTGATGACCCCCTCAGTGTTTCCTTTGTCATCTACGACATAGATCCTGTGAATCTTCTGAGAGTCCAGCTTCAGTATAATGTCCTTGATCGTATCGTCCTTTTTGCAAGTGATTACATCGTGCAGTAAGGGCGAGGCCTCATGTTGCTCCTGAAGATGGTGTCGGACCGCAGTGAGAAAATCTTTTGTTGTGATCGTCCTGTGTTGCATTCAACAGTTCAAACGGGTATCAGTTGCAATGGTTTTCATAGTTCCTACAATGCAGGTGAAGTGTGCACGGTGCGCAATAACAGCAGCGAAGGGTTTCTTTTTTGGCATTGCTTATCATACACAAGGAAGCCTATCAACAACCGTATCCACAAAGGATGTATCAGGATTACAAACCTGTGCTCTTTGTATATCTTGGGGGCAGTTAGAAGATATTGGACATCTCTGATACTGATGTTACCAATTGCTTTTGCTCCACTTGTGTCCATGACTGGTAGACCACCAACCCCTTTTTCCCTCATCAGTTGGAAGGCTTTTAGAACCGGTTGATCTTCATTTACCTGTAAAAGAGGAGGCTACAGTTATAGGTCTCATATCATACACAAACATGAGTCGTGCTTGTTTACAGGCAGGTTTGTTAGCACAGCATGGTTTTAATGAATCTGATCTTCCTTTAGATTTGGATAACTTCCAATTGAATTAATAGTGAGCAGAAAGGAAAGTGAATGCGAAAAAAGCAGATCAAGATGTATGACAGTTGTATGAATTGAAAACAAAGGTCATTCAAAGGCACCTTGACAAGTTTCGATGGCTTCATGATAGGGAGTCCAAGCTCAGAAAGTTTCTTAGTCCCCCAGCTCTCAAACCAGGGAAGTCCAACACACTCTGCAAGCATGTGCATAACAGAAGATTGCGTGATGATGTTCTCAATCTTATCTCCGCCAACCTCTACAACTGGCAGGCTCTTCATTCTGTACTTGGATAGAAGCAGCAACATGGTAAGGAATGTGTCAGACATCTGCAGTGCGAGAAATGGTGCCCACCGAAAGCTCCCTGAGATATCACCAACCTATAATGGCAGAACTTGTGTCAAGGATTGATCCAAGCTTTCAGGTTATAATTATTTAAATATGGCGCAACAGAAAATCACCTTTGTATTCTTGTAGAATTCAGAGGAAGTGAGGGTTTCGAAAAAGCTTCCACCAACCGATGCAGATTCATCTGATTCTGAATCAGTAGTAGTTTCTACCCTGCCGGATGATGTCCTTTTGAATGTGAAAGAGCCCAGTCTAGAAACTAGATTGGAGACAGGTGATCCTATTCCATTTCCAGAACCGGTCGTCCCATTAGCTGCAGCATCAGACTGTTGCCAAGCAGAAGAACAATTCATTTCAGAAAGATGAGTGTCGAATAAAATATCAGTTACATACTTACATAGGTGATGGTGATACTATTAAAAATAATAGCTGCTCCCATCATAAGTGCTATTTGTTTTACACTACTGAGCTGTGTTCTCATTCAAAATATGTGATGTTTGCCAATGGTCAGAATTACATACAGTAGTCCCTTACTGTTTTCCCCtagaaaaggaaaggggggcCCAAGATTTTATCAACTTGAATAATTATACTAACAAGACCATAGAATGGCTAAGCTGCAGAGAATGACTTGATGGACAGTTCTATGTAGCTTATATCTAATTTAGCTGCGTGTATGCAGTCCAACGTTGAACTTATTTTCTTCAAATTTAGCCCATAATCCAATATTTGAAATCATGGTATCCGGACTGAACAGAAATGCATCAAATCATAGAGAGATCCAGAGGATCAACATATTCTTACTACCAGGTTAATTATACATATCTGGCCAATCTACCTACTTTGTGAGCTGAGAACGCTTATATATGTTCCAGTGCCATGGTTACAGACCTGACTGAGCAGCCACATGGCAATACCAGCAAACTCCACAATACCGATGTACTTGTCCATCCAACTAGCATCTTCTGGAGCCTCAACATTTCTTATGGGTGCACTCAAGATTTTGTTTTTGGATAATATTTCGACAGTTTCAGCAAGACTGGCATCTGAAGGTATCTCAATTACTGCACGAAAAACATCACATTTGACATTCAAAACCAGAAATTATGATCTGATTATGTTTAATAAcattatatatttaaaaatggagggagtatatacaaTTGTGTGATGATCAATAAATTCACCGCTGTAAAAATAATAGCATAGGCTAcataaagaattttttttttaaaaaaaagtattgAGGTATTCCAGTACCCCATCACCTCAAAATAATCACCTAGAATATTCACCCAGATATCCACCAGTACCATAAACAACGTTTGAAGTTTAATAGTTTTGTTCCTTTGGACTTGATTATTTTTAGCTAAGAAGCTGAAATCATGTTTGAAGAAAATCTAAGGATCTGGAAGTTTTAAGTGCAAACTCAAGAAAGCATGCATTTATTTAACGGATAAGAATGCATAGGTAATCCAAATGCATGAAAATTATCAATTAAGATAAGTGCATACATGGACATCAAGGAGTAAAGATGTTTGCTCTAGGACATACAATGGAACAGCAACACCTAAGAACATTTGGCAGGCCACTGGTGCTATTCAGTTTCGTTTTGGGGGTCCGGCCTTGTCATTGCCAACTTGCTTGGACTTTGAGTGGGAGTTGTTCAGGCTAGCATCACCAGAATAACTAAACTGATCACAGAAGAGTGTGTccaagaaaggaacagatgtggGACCAGGTAGGCAAAAAGTTGATTATTAACACCATGAAACCTACACATCTTTGTACATTTCTGCATGACTGTATCGGCACAACACATACAAAATGATCCATGCCGACCAGCATATATAAGCACGTGCATTTCTATGCAAACAAAAGAACATGGGTGAGAAAAGCTCAAATGAGATCTCTTTTAAGACAATTCACCAGGTAAGATCACAACTTggacggaaaaaaaaaaggtaacatGGACCCTGACTGTTTGAGAAGATATCTATTGCAATCATGTCAGTTGGGCCATTTCTGAGGAAGCTGATAATTATCCACATCAACTCACAAAGTGGGGAGACATATCATGACAACAAAGAAAGTGATCCCCGGCACTTGCTTAGTTGGTCAAGAGATGAAAAGGACCCCTCAACCAACAACCAGAATCACAATGTTCGGCCACATATCGTGACAACAAAGAAAGTTATTTTCTTTCTGAGGTTCAGTGAAACTGCTGTAGAGGTTCGGGAAGAAAATAGAACTTTCTCTGTCAGACTGAAACAGTACATTTGCAATCCTGATCTCATAGAAATAGAACTACCACTCATTCACGATTCACCCTATCAAGAATAGTTCGACATGGTGCATTTGCTTCAGAAAAGACACACTCACTAAATTGATCACACAAGAGCCACATAAGGCAACAAAGAAGGATATAGTTGTTTGTCCAGTGCAAGTTATTAGAAAAGGATGAAAAGAAAGATGATGACAGAACTCAAGAAGTGGACTGATTCTTTCATGTGTTGGATCTATCAGAACTCCAGTGTCCAGCGACAGATGGAGCAAGGGGATCTTAACACCACCAAGATAATAGGAACAATAAGACAGAGGTAAATGCAATTGGCACCGAGAGAACTGTTCGTCTGCATCCAGTTGCATCCAAGCTCACACGCAGTGCTACTTTCAGTATTCTGCGTTCCGCTGCACTAAGAGCGAACTAACGGTCTGTAACCAGGACCGGAATGGGAGCGGATCAAAGATGATAAAGCAAGATAAATTGGGTGTGTGAATTTCGCTGCatcaaagtttttttaaaaaaaaaattggtcgAATTCGCATGGAGCTGGAATTGACCTCTGAACCAAGGCAGGGAACGGAGCGGAGGTGAAACTGATAAGGAAGATAGCAGGCAATACCTTGCGACGGGTGCGTGCTCGGGAAGGACGCGACGGGGATGTCCTCGAAGCAGGAGTTGAGCTTCTCGGACGGCGAGAGCTGCGGCTCCGCCACCTCCCACAGGTCCTCCACCCGGTGCCCGATCTCCGCCTCGGGGCTCCGCGggctctccatctccatcgatccCCTGCCCCACTCGGCCACTCCCAGCTCCAAACGATGGTTGCTCCCTCCCCTACTTCCTTGTCCCCTCTGGACTTCTTGGATGGATTCGTCCaagaactctctctctctctctctctctcaattgcTGCTTCCGCTGTTCCACCTCCAACTTCTAGAGATAACTACGAAGGACCCAATCGCGAGCGTGCGCTGGTGATAACGATGCCAAGCAATCAACTGCTGGTGCTAGGAAAAATACCAGCCGCCTTTGCTCTCGGCAGTGCGCAGGCTGCAGGTGGAGTGTGCTCTCTCTGCGCTTGTCCTTGTCCGCGTCAACGGAAGGGGGGACGAGCTGACGAAGGCGGGGCAGGGCAGGGCCCCTCGGCCTCGGGGGCTGCTCGCGTGGGAGCTGCGCAGCTACCGTCACTGACAGCGCGGGGCGTCTGATGGTGTGGCCCACGTGTCATTGAAGCGGTAGACGCGAAGGCAGAGCGCACGGCAGGTTTCCTCCCGGTAGGAGTAAAGAAAACCGCTGCGGCACCAACTAAACCCCGGCATACGAGTGCAGTATACGACGACGTGGCGGTTTGCTGGTTTTCCTGCTTCCTTCTCGCCTTCTCGGTACATGCATCAGTGGCATCTACAATGTTCCTTCgggggaaaaaaagaacacCAACCTCCAACCTCATCACGACTCACGACAATAAATACTTTTCCTAAAATATTGACATAATTTTACCATATTGTAAAATTATTTTGCAAGGCAACAATTAGCTGCtgcaggaatttttttttgaaacgtccTAATAACTTATTGTTGTTGTGTTATTACAAAGTTATGATCTCATTATTTTCTTATCTATGAACAAATTAAGAGATTACAGAGTTAACTACTGTACAAGGTAACTTTGTTGATAGCACAAGCCTGTATATTAAGTCGTCTAAACATTAATATGCCAAAATACGTAAAATTAATTAATATACATAATCTAAAACCCATATATGTTATCTTAGTGTATCCACTGTCGAAGAACCCATCAACACCAGCCAGTGTTATATTTAAAATACTTAACAGACGCAATAAAGCAAATAGTATTGTATGAAGGCACGATACAAATGTTTGAAACCAATGCTCGGAAGTCGGAAACAACAGAGTTTCAAATATTGCTACAAGTGAACTGCAAAAGAGTCAGGCGAAGCGCCGTAGAGAAAACCAAGAGgttgttcggctggacttataagccggctgaaaagctgaaacggctgacttgctgtgagagaaaaatactattcggtggctgataagctgaagcgaacatagCCAAAATTAAACAGAAAGCCCCGCCTGTCAGACACGTAACATTTTTTCCCCGAGATCTCAATTCTCGATAGGAGTTTAGACTCTCTCTCTGTTCTTTATTTTTGATATGGACACGTAGTAACTACTAACAGCAGTATATCCGTGCGTGCTGGGGTGAGATGGGCCAGTCTGGGGCAAGTGGGCCATCTGCAGCGTCATCGGCGGCTTAATGCTTATCCTCTTCTCTAATTAAAAATATCTCCCATCTCTCTGCTGCGGTGCTGCCTCCATGTTCCCATCACACGATCAAAGGATGGACTGATAATGGACGCCGAGACGACGACATCTCACGTCAATTCCTTTCATGTttcattttatatatttattacgAGAGGACTATTATAATGTTTGGTTTTCTTAAAGGAATTTGGAATTTTGACAACGCGCCAGCCCATCCGAATTCAAACACGAAGAAAAATATTAGTGGGCCTTTGTAAGCTCGGCCGAAACACACGTACGCGTTGGGCCGAAGACCGCGCGTTGCGCGCGTGGCCACATCCCCCAGAGCCCACAGCCCCACAGGCCACAAGGTCTCCCGTTCCGACCGCGACTCGGTGGCTTCTCGTCCACGTTCCGTTACATACCTGCCTTGGATTCGTTTCCGCCCGCCTGCCCCGCGAGACGCAATCGGACACCGCGTCGGCGAGGAGAAGCTTTATAAATGAACAAGAGACTGCAGCGCGTCACGCCCCCGATCGAGTACATTTTTCTTGCTCGCGAAGCTGCGAGATCGACGCCCTCCGCCGTGTTGTGCGCCGCCGATCGGTAGGTATATCGGAATGCCGCCGCAGGATGTGCCCACGCAGGGCCACGCGGCCGCCGCGACAAAcaacgccgccgtcgtcgtccacggCCACCACTCGCTGCCAGTGGTGGCACCGGCAGTGACCGGCCACGGcaaggagcggaggaggaggaagcacgAGGTCGATGATGCTGGTGGTTCTGGAGTAGTGGTTGCCGCGGCGCGGTTGTCCGAGatcgaagccgccgccgccgacgggggcGCCACGGACGGAGCGCGccgcagccaccaccaccgtcggccgcgcgcgccggcgacggaGGGGACGAAATCTGGCTCCGTTATGTACGACGCCGCATCCGTGCGGCCTGAACGAGGCTTCAGCGCCGTCGTCCACTACTCCGAGTCCGCGCCCGCCACGGCGAGGCCCGCCGTCATCGTCATCGGCAGCAGGCGCAAGCACCGTGCTGCCGGCAGCTACTCGACGACGGAAGGCGGCAATTCCTACTACGCCAGCGACGACCACCTTGCCGCCGCGTCGAGCTCCTCGTCGAGGCTTGTCCGGGAACGACGACCTGCCTCGCCGCGCCCGCACAGGCCGACCAA
This portion of the Setaria viridis chromosome 7, Setaria_viridis_v4.0, whole genome shotgun sequence genome encodes:
- the LOC117865958 gene encoding SNF1-related protein kinase regulatory subunit gamma-1, giving the protein MEMESPRSPEAEIGHRVEDLWEVAEPQLSPSEKLNSCFEDIPVASFPSTHPSQVIEIPSDASLAETVEILSKNKILSAPIRNVEAPEDASWMDKYIGIVEFAGIAMWLLSQSDAAANGTTGSGNGIGSPVSNLVSRLGSFTFKRTSSGRVETTTDSESDESASVGGSFFETLTSSEFYKNTKVGDISGSFRWAPFLALQMSDTFLTMLLLLSKYRMKSLPVVEVGGDKIENIITQSSVMHMLAECVGLPWFESWGTKKLSELGLPIMKPSKLVKVNEDQPVLKAFQLMREKGVGGLPVMDTSGAKAIGNISIRDVQYLLTAPKIYKEHRTITTKDFLTAVRHHLQEQHEASPLLHDVITCKKDDTIKDIILKLDSQKIHRIYVVDDKGNTEGVITLRDIISKLVHEPRHYFGDFFDGVVPLPANSTV